A section of the Stenotrophomonas sp. 364 genome encodes:
- the rpoB gene encoding DNA-directed RNA polymerase subunit beta, which translates to MTSYSFTEKKRIRKDFGKQRSILEVPFLLAIQVDSYREFLQENIDPAKRRDLGLHAALKSVFPIASYSGNAALEYVGYKLGDPVFDERECRQRGMSYGAPLRVTVRLVIYDRESSTKAIKYVKEQEVYLGEIPLMTDNGTFIVNGTERVIVSQLHRSPGVFFDHDRGKTHSSGKLLYSARIIPYRGSWLDFEFDPKDALFTRIDRRRKLPVSILLRALGYSNEEMLAEFFEINTFHINPDEGVQLELVSERLRGETLNFDLADGDKVIVEAGKRITARHVKQLEASGIAALAVPDDYIVGRILSHDVVDANTGELLAQANDEITDEQLQAFRKAGVDAVGTLWVNDLDRGPYLSNTLRIDPTKTQLEALVEIYRMMRPGEPPTKDAAQNLFHNLFFTFERYDLSTVGRMKFNRRVGRKAVTGEAVLYDRKYFGERNDEESKRLVAEHADTSDILDVIKVLTEIRNGRGVVDDIDHLGNRRVRSVGEMAENVFRVGLVRVERAVKERLSMAESEGLTPQELINAKPVAAAIKEFFGSSQLSQFMDQNNPLSEVTHKRRVSALGPGGLTRERAGFEVRDVHPTHYGRVCTIETPEGPNIGLINSLAVYARTNQYGFLETPYRKVADGKVSDEIEFLSAIEENEYVIAQANALTDAKSMLTEQFVPCRFQGESLLKPPAEVHFMDVSPMQTVSIAAALVPFLEHDDANRALMGANMQRQAVPTLRAQKPLVGTGIERAVARDSGVTVNARRGGEIVQIDAGRIVVKVNEVEITDATDAGVDIYNLIKYTRSNQNTCINQRPLVEVGNVVARGDVLADGPSTDIGELALGQNMLIAFMPWNGYNFEDSILLSERVVEEDRYTTIHIEELTCVARDTKLGPEEISADIPNVSEQALNRLDESGVVYIGAEVRAGDIMVGKVTPKGESQLTPEEKLLRAIFGEKASDVKDSSLRVPPGMDGTVIDVQVFTRDGIEKDKRARQIEESEIKRVKKDFDDQFRILEGAIYARLRSQIVGKVVNGGANLKKGDTVTDAYLDGLKKADWFALRMKDDDASEAIERAQKQIQAHEKEFERRFADKRGKITAGDDLAPGVLKMVKVFLAVKRRIQPGDKMAGRHGNKGVVSNVVPVEDMPYMASGETVDIVLNPLGVPSRMNIGQILEVHLGWAAKGLGRKIQGMLEAQAAINDLRKFLDDVYNHDKTQHANHVDLTQFSDEELLRLAANLTDGVPMATPVFDGATEAEIKHMLALADLPLSGQTQLYDGRTGEAFDRHTTVGYMHYLKLNHLVDDKMHARSTGPYSLVTQQPLGGKAQFGGQRFGEMEVWALEAYGAAYTLQEMLTVKSDDVQGRNQMYKNIVDGEHEMVAGMPESFNVLVKEIRSLAINMELEDN; encoded by the coding sequence ATGACGTCATATTCGTTCACCGAAAAGAAGCGTATCCGCAAGGATTTCGGCAAGCAGCGCTCGATCCTCGAAGTGCCGTTCCTGCTTGCCATCCAGGTGGATTCCTATCGCGAATTCCTGCAGGAAAACATTGATCCGGCCAAGCGCCGTGATCTGGGCCTGCACGCCGCGCTGAAGTCGGTCTTCCCGATCGCCAGCTACAGCGGCAACGCTGCCCTGGAATACGTCGGCTACAAGCTTGGCGACCCGGTCTTCGACGAGCGCGAATGCCGCCAGCGTGGCATGAGCTACGGCGCGCCGCTGCGCGTGACCGTGCGCCTGGTGATCTACGACCGCGAGTCGTCGACCAAGGCCATCAAGTACGTGAAGGAGCAGGAGGTCTACCTCGGCGAAATCCCGCTGATGACCGACAACGGCACCTTCATCGTCAACGGTACCGAGCGCGTCATCGTGTCGCAGCTGCACCGTTCGCCGGGCGTGTTCTTCGACCACGACCGTGGCAAGACCCACAGCTCGGGCAAGCTGCTGTACAGCGCCCGCATCATTCCGTACCGCGGCTCCTGGCTGGACTTCGAGTTCGACCCGAAGGACGCGCTGTTCACCCGTATCGATCGTCGCCGCAAGCTGCCGGTGTCGATCCTGCTGCGTGCGCTGGGCTACAGCAACGAAGAAATGCTGGCCGAGTTCTTCGAGATCAACACCTTCCACATCAACCCCGATGAAGGTGTGCAGCTCGAACTGGTCTCCGAGCGCCTGCGCGGCGAGACCCTGAACTTCGACCTGGCCGACGGCGACAAGGTCATCGTCGAAGCCGGCAAGCGCATCACCGCGCGCCACGTCAAGCAGCTGGAAGCCTCGGGCATCGCCGCCCTGGCCGTGCCGGACGATTACATCGTCGGCCGCATCCTGTCGCACGACGTGGTGGACGCCAACACCGGTGAACTGCTGGCCCAGGCCAACGACGAAATCACCGACGAACAGCTGCAGGCCTTCCGCAAGGCCGGCGTCGACGCCGTGGGCACCCTGTGGGTGAACGACCTGGATCGTGGCCCGTACCTGTCCAACACCCTGCGCATCGATCCGACCAAGACCCAGCTGGAAGCCCTGGTCGAAATCTACCGCATGATGCGTCCGGGCGAGCCGCCGACCAAGGATGCCGCGCAGAACCTGTTCCACAACCTGTTCTTCACCTTCGAGCGTTACGACCTGTCCACGGTCGGCCGCATGAAGTTCAACCGCCGTGTCGGCCGCAAGGCTGTCACCGGCGAAGCCGTGCTGTACGACCGCAAGTACTTCGGTGAGCGCAACGACGAAGAGTCCAAGCGCCTGGTCGCCGAGCACGCCGACACCTCCGACATCCTGGACGTGATCAAGGTCCTGACCGAGATCCGCAATGGTCGCGGCGTGGTCGATGACATCGATCACCTGGGCAACCGTCGCGTGCGTTCGGTCGGTGAAATGGCCGAGAACGTGTTCCGCGTGGGCCTGGTCCGCGTCGAGCGCGCGGTCAAGGAACGCCTGTCGATGGCCGAATCCGAAGGCCTGACCCCGCAGGAACTGATCAACGCCAAGCCGGTCGCCGCTGCCATCAAGGAGTTCTTCGGCTCCTCGCAGCTGTCCCAGTTCATGGATCAGAACAACCCGCTGTCGGAAGTGACGCACAAGCGTCGCGTCTCGGCCCTGGGCCCGGGCGGTCTGACCCGTGAACGCGCCGGCTTCGAAGTGCGCGACGTCCATCCGACCCATTACGGCCGCGTCTGCACCATCGAAACGCCGGAAGGCCCGAACATCGGCCTGATCAACTCGCTGGCCGTGTATGCCCGCACCAACCAGTATGGCTTCCTGGAAACCCCGTACCGCAAGGTTGCTGACGGCAAGGTCTCCGACGAGATCGAATTCCTGTCGGCCATCGAAGAAAACGAGTACGTCATCGCCCAGGCCAACGCCCTGACCGATGCCAAGAGCATGCTCACCGAGCAGTTCGTGCCGTGCCGTTTCCAGGGTGAGTCGCTGCTGAAGCCGCCGGCGGAAGTCCACTTCATGGACGTATCGCCGATGCAGACCGTGTCGATCGCTGCCGCGCTGGTTCCGTTCCTGGAGCACGATGACGCAAACCGTGCACTGATGGGCGCCAACATGCAGCGCCAGGCCGTGCCGACCCTGCGTGCGCAGAAGCCGCTGGTGGGTACCGGTATCGAACGCGCCGTGGCCCGTGACTCGGGTGTGACCGTGAATGCCCGTCGTGGTGGCGAGATCGTGCAGATCGACGCCGGCCGCATCGTGGTCAAGGTCAACGAAGTGGAGATCACCGACGCGACCGACGCCGGCGTGGATATCTACAACCTGATCAAGTACACCCGCTCCAACCAGAACACCTGCATCAACCAGCGTCCGCTGGTGGAAGTGGGCAACGTGGTGGCGCGTGGCGACGTGCTGGCTGACGGTCCGTCCACCGACATCGGCGAACTGGCCCTGGGCCAGAACATGCTGATCGCCTTCATGCCGTGGAACGGCTACAACTTCGAAGACTCCATCCTGCTCTCCGAGCGCGTGGTGGAAGAGGATCGTTACACCACGATCCACATCGAAGAACTGACCTGCGTTGCGCGTGACACCAAGCTGGGGCCGGAGGAAATTTCCGCCGACATCCCGAACGTGTCCGAGCAGGCGCTGAACCGTCTGGACGAGTCGGGCGTGGTGTACATCGGCGCCGAAGTGCGTGCCGGCGACATCATGGTCGGCAAGGTCACCCCGAAGGGCGAAAGCCAGCTGACCCCGGAAGAGAAGCTGCTCCGCGCGATCTTCGGCGAGAAGGCCTCGGACGTGAAGGACAGCTCGCTGCGCGTGCCGCCGGGCATGGACGGCACCGTCATCGACGTGCAGGTCTTCACCCGCGACGGCATCGAGAAGGACAAGCGCGCCCGTCAGATCGAAGAGTCTGAAATCAAGCGCGTCAAGAAGGACTTCGACGACCAGTTCCGCATCCTGGAAGGCGCCATCTACGCCCGTCTGCGTTCGCAGATCGTGGGCAAGGTGGTCAACGGTGGTGCCAACCTGAAGAAGGGCGACACCGTCACCGACGCGTACCTGGACGGCCTGAAGAAGGCTGACTGGTTCGCGCTGCGCATGAAGGACGACGACGCTTCCGAAGCCATCGAACGCGCCCAGAAGCAGATCCAGGCGCACGAGAAGGAATTCGAGCGTCGCTTCGCCGACAAGCGCGGCAAGATCACCGCCGGTGACGACCTCGCCCCGGGCGTGCTGAAGATGGTCAAGGTGTTCCTGGCCGTGAAGCGTCGCATCCAGCCGGGTGACAAGATGGCCGGCCGCCACGGCAACAAGGGTGTGGTCTCCAACGTGGTGCCGGTCGAGGACATGCCGTACATGGCCTCGGGCGAAACCGTGGACATCGTGCTGAACCCGCTGGGCGTGCCGTCGCGTATGAACATCGGCCAGATTCTGGAAGTGCATCTGGGCTGGGCCGCCAAGGGCCTGGGTCGCAAGATCCAGGGCATGCTGGAAGCCCAGGCCGCGATCAACGACCTGCGCAAGTTCCTGGACGACGTCTACAACCACGACAAGACCCAGCACGCCAACCACGTCGACCTGACCCAGTTCAGCGACGAGGAGCTGCTGCGCCTGGCCGCCAACCTGACCGACGGCGTGCCGATGGCTACTCCGGTGTTCGACGGTGCCACCGAAGCCGAGATCAAGCACATGCTTGCCCTGGCCGACCTGCCGCTGAGCGGCCAGACCCAGCTGTATGACGGCCGCACCGGTGAGGCGTTCGATCGCCACACCACCGTGGGCTACATGCACTACCTGAAGCTGAACCACCTGGTCGACGACAAGATGCACGCCCGTTCGACCGGCCCGTACTCGCTCGTTACCCAGCAGCCGCTGGGCGGCAAGGCGCAGTTCGGTGGCCAGCGCTTCGGTGAAATGGAAGTCTGGGCGCTGGAAGCCTACGGCGCGGCCTACACCCTGCAGGAAATGCTGACGGTGAAGTCCGATGACGTGCAGGGCCGCAACCAGATGTACAAGAACATCGTCGACGGTGAGCACGAGATGGTCGCGGGCATGCCGGAATCCTTCAACGTTCTCGTGAAGGAAATCCGCTCGCTGGCCATCAACATGGAACTGGAAGACAACTGA
- a CDS encoding isoaspartyl peptidase/L-asparaginase, protein MSRPTALLLSLCLSIPLVATAAAPVLVIHGGAGVERRDLTPAEEKAARAALRQALLSGHHALAAGKPALEAVTAAISVLEDDPTFNAGKGAVFTHDGRNELDASLMDGASLKAGAVAGVQRVRNPILLAEAVMQHSAHVMMVGQGAETFAASQGIALVDPTYFRTEKRWQQLQKALREEASGQAHADLETARHFGTVGAVALDAQGHLAAGTSTGGMTNKRYGRVGDSPIIGAGTYANATCAVSGTGWGEYYIRTAAAHDICARMQYLKQGPVEAGRAVINDRIPALGGDGGAIVLAADGRVAAPFNTQGMYRGWIGADGVPHVAIFADEPLPLPGQ, encoded by the coding sequence ATGTCCCGTCCAACCGCGTTGCTGCTGTCGCTGTGCCTGTCGATCCCGCTGGTGGCCACGGCTGCCGCGCCGGTATTGGTCATCCATGGTGGCGCCGGCGTGGAGCGCAGGGACCTGACGCCGGCCGAAGAAAAGGCCGCACGTGCCGCGTTGCGCCAGGCGCTGCTCAGCGGCCACCACGCGCTGGCGGCCGGCAAGCCCGCACTGGAGGCAGTGACCGCGGCGATCTCCGTGCTCGAAGACGATCCCACCTTCAATGCCGGCAAGGGCGCGGTATTCACCCACGACGGCCGCAACGAGCTGGACGCATCGCTGATGGACGGCGCCTCCCTGAAAGCCGGCGCGGTGGCCGGCGTGCAGCGGGTGCGCAACCCGATCCTGCTGGCCGAAGCAGTGATGCAGCACTCCGCGCACGTAATGATGGTGGGGCAGGGGGCGGAAACCTTCGCCGCCAGCCAGGGCATCGCGCTGGTCGATCCGACCTACTTCCGCACTGAAAAGCGCTGGCAACAACTGCAGAAGGCGCTCCGGGAAGAGGCCAGCGGACAGGCGCACGCAGACCTGGAAACCGCACGCCACTTCGGCACGGTCGGCGCGGTGGCACTGGATGCGCAGGGCCATCTTGCCGCGGGCACCTCGACCGGCGGCATGACCAACAAGCGCTACGGTCGCGTGGGCGATTCGCCGATCATCGGCGCGGGCACCTATGCCAATGCCACCTGTGCGGTGTCGGGCACCGGCTGGGGCGAGTACTACATCCGCACGGCGGCCGCGCACGACATCTGCGCGCGCATGCAGTACCTCAAGCAGGGGCCGGTGGAAGCGGGGCGCGCGGTGATCAACGATCGCATTCCCGCGCTCGGGGGCGACGGCGGTGCGATCGTGCTCGCCGCAGACGGTCGCGTCGCCGCGCCGTTCAACACGCAGGGCATGTACCGGGGCTGGATCGGCGCCGATGGCGTGCCGCACGTGGCCATCTTTGCCGACGAACCGCTGCCGCTGCCGGGGCAATAG
- the tuf gene encoding elongation factor Tu produces the protein MAKGKFERTKPHVNVGTIGHVDHGKTTLTAALTKIGAERFGGEFKDYSSIDAAPEEKARGITISTAHVEYESTERHYAHVDCPGHADYVKNMITGAAQMDGAILVCSAADGPMPQTREHILLSRQVGVPYIVVFLNKADMVDDAELLELVEMEVRELLSKYDFPGDDTPIIAGSARLALEGDQSDIGVPAVIKLVEALDSWIPTPERDIDKPFLMPVEDVFSISGRGTVVTGRIERGVIKVGEEIEIVGIRPVQKTTVTGVEMFRKLLDQGQAGDNAGLLLRGTKRDDVERGQVLAKPGSIKPHTQFDAEVYVLSKDEGGRHTPFFKGYRPQFYFRTTDITGACELPEGVEMVMPGDNVKMVVTLINPVAMDEGLRFAIREGGRTVGAGVVSKIIA, from the coding sequence ATGGCCAAGGGTAAGTTCGAGCGCACCAAGCCGCACGTCAACGTCGGCACCATCGGTCACGTCGACCACGGCAAGACCACGCTGACCGCCGCACTGACCAAGATCGGTGCCGAGCGCTTCGGTGGCGAGTTCAAGGATTACTCCTCGATCGACGCCGCGCCGGAAGAAAAGGCTCGTGGCATCACGATCTCGACCGCGCACGTCGAATACGAATCCACCGAGCGTCATTACGCGCACGTGGATTGCCCGGGCCATGCTGACTACGTCAAGAACATGATCACCGGTGCCGCCCAGATGGACGGCGCGATCCTGGTCTGCTCGGCTGCTGACGGCCCGATGCCGCAGACCCGCGAGCACATCCTGTTGTCGCGTCAGGTCGGCGTGCCGTACATCGTCGTCTTCCTGAACAAGGCAGACATGGTCGATGACGCCGAGCTGCTGGAACTGGTCGAAATGGAAGTCCGCGAGCTGCTGAGCAAGTACGACTTCCCGGGCGACGACACCCCGATCATCGCGGGTTCGGCCCGCCTGGCGCTGGAAGGCGACCAGAGCGACATCGGCGTGCCGGCCGTGATCAAGCTGGTCGAAGCTCTCGACAGCTGGATCCCGACCCCGGAGCGTGACATCGACAAGCCGTTCCTGATGCCGGTGGAAGACGTGTTCTCGATCTCGGGCCGCGGCACCGTGGTGACCGGTCGTATCGAGCGCGGCGTGATCAAGGTCGGCGAAGAAATCGAAATCGTCGGTATCCGTCCGGTCCAGAAGACCACCGTCACCGGCGTGGAAATGTTCCGCAAGCTGCTGGATCAGGGTCAGGCAGGTGACAACGCCGGTCTGCTGCTGCGCGGCACCAAGCGTGACGACGTCGAGCGTGGCCAGGTGCTGGCCAAGCCGGGTTCGATCAAGCCGCACACCCAGTTCGACGCCGAAGTGTACGTGCTGTCCAAGGATGAGGGTGGTCGTCATACCCCGTTCTTCAAGGGCTACCGTCCGCAGTTCTACTTCCGTACCACCGACATCACCGGCGCTTGCGAACTGCCGGAAGGTGTGGAAATGGTGATGCCGGGCGACAACGTGAAGATGGTTGTCACCCTGATCAACCCGGTCGCCATGGACGAAGGTCTGCGCTTCGCGATTCGCGAAGGCGGCCGTACCGTCGGCGCCGGCGTGGTCTCCAAGATCATCGCGTAA
- the nusG gene encoding transcription termination/antitermination protein NusG: MKRWYVVHAYSGFEKSVAQALRDRIVRDEMQERFGDVLVPTEEVVEMRSGQKRRSERKFFPGYVLVQIETHEENGIPRIDNESWHLVKDTSKVMGFIGGTADRPLPIRDEEAAAILDRVQEGVEKPRPKVLFEPGQMVRVTEGPFNDFNGVVEEVNYEKSRLRVSVLIFGRATPVELEFGQVEKAV, from the coding sequence GTGAAGCGTTGGTACGTCGTTCACGCCTATTCGGGCTTCGAAAAGTCGGTTGCGCAGGCTCTGCGCGATCGCATCGTGCGTGACGAGATGCAGGAGCGCTTCGGTGATGTCCTGGTCCCGACCGAGGAAGTGGTCGAAATGCGTTCCGGCCAGAAGCGCCGTTCCGAGCGCAAGTTCTTCCCGGGTTACGTGCTGGTCCAGATCGAGACCCACGAAGAAAACGGTATTCCGCGCATCGACAACGAAAGCTGGCACCTGGTGAAGGATACGTCCAAGGTGATGGGCTTCATTGGCGGTACCGCTGACCGTCCGCTGCCGATCCGTGACGAAGAAGCTGCTGCCATCCTGGACCGCGTTCAGGAAGGTGTGGAAAAGCCGCGTCCGAAGGTGCTGTTCGAGCCGGGCCAGATGGTCCGCGTCACCGAAGGCCCGTTCAACGACTTCAACGGCGTGGTCGAGGAAGTCAACTACGAGAAGAGCCGTCTGCGCGTCTCGGTGTTGATTTTCGGTCGTGCCACCCCGGTCGAGCTCGAGTTCGGCCAGGTCGAAAAGGCCGTCTGA
- the rplA gene encoding 50S ribosomal protein L1, which yields MAQTKREKAIKAAVVPGKAYAFEDAIKILKTATKAKFVESFDVAVRLGVDAKKSDQQVRGSTVLPSGTGKSVRVAVFAPAGAKADEALAAGAEAVGMEDLAEKMQAGDLNYDVVIATPDAMRVVGKLGTVLGPRGLMPNPKVGTVSANPGEAVKNAKSGQVRYRTDKAGIIHCTIGKADFAEEALKLNLQALLLDLIKAKPATSKGTYLQKVSVSSTMGPGVTVDTSSLTLK from the coding sequence ATGGCACAGACCAAGCGTGAGAAGGCCATCAAGGCCGCCGTCGTCCCGGGTAAGGCATATGCCTTCGAGGACGCGATCAAGATCCTGAAGACCGCTACCAAGGCCAAGTTCGTCGAGTCCTTCGACGTTGCTGTGCGCCTGGGCGTGGACGCCAAGAAGTCCGACCAGCAGGTGCGCGGTTCCACCGTGCTGCCGTCCGGTACCGGCAAGAGCGTGCGCGTTGCCGTCTTCGCACCGGCCGGTGCCAAGGCTGACGAAGCCCTGGCCGCTGGCGCCGAAGCCGTTGGCATGGAAGACCTGGCCGAGAAGATGCAGGCCGGCGATCTGAACTACGACGTCGTCATCGCCACCCCGGACGCCATGCGCGTCGTGGGTAAGCTGGGCACCGTGCTCGGCCCGCGCGGCCTGATGCCGAACCCGAAGGTCGGCACCGTGTCGGCCAACCCGGGCGAAGCCGTCAAGAATGCCAAGTCGGGTCAGGTGCGTTACCGCACCGACAAGGCCGGCATCATCCACTGCACCATCGGCAAGGCCGACTTCGCTGAAGAAGCGTTGAAGCTGAACCTGCAGGCGCTGCTGCTGGACCTGATCAAGGCCAAGCCGGCCACCTCGAAGGGCACCTACCTGCAGAAGGTATCGGTCAGCTCGACGATGGGCCCGGGCGTCACCGTCGACACCTCGTCGCTGACCCTGAAGTAA
- the rplK gene encoding 50S ribosomal protein L11, whose protein sequence is MAKKVVGYIKLQVKAGQANPSPPVGPALGQRGLNIMEFCKAFNAATQKLEPGLPVPVIITAYSDRTFTFITKSTPAAVLLKKAAGISSGSKRPNTEKVGKVTRKQLEEIAKTKEADLTAADLDAAVRTIAGSARSMGLVVEG, encoded by the coding sequence ATGGCAAAGAAAGTTGTCGGTTATATCAAGCTGCAGGTGAAGGCCGGTCAGGCCAACCCCTCGCCGCCGGTCGGTCCTGCGCTGGGTCAGCGTGGCCTGAACATCATGGAATTCTGCAAGGCCTTCAATGCCGCCACGCAGAAGCTGGAGCCGGGTCTGCCGGTGCCGGTCATCATCACGGCCTATTCGGACCGTACCTTCACCTTCATCACCAAGAGCACCCCGGCCGCCGTGCTGCTCAAGAAGGCTGCTGGCATCTCCTCGGGCTCCAAGCGCCCGAACACCGAAAAGGTGGGCAAGGTGACCCGTAAGCAGCTGGAAGAAATCGCCAAGACCAAGGAAGCCGACCTGACGGCCGCCGACCTGGACGCCGCGGTGCGCACGATTGCCGGTTCTGCCCGTTCCATGGGCCTCGTGGTGGAGGGTTAA
- a CDS encoding cyanophycinase — MLWLLLGLALPSHAQSVLDTGYRYYEVGDLDAAPALRTEPAMMLMGGGEWVPEAFQWWLQRAGHGRVVILRASGADELQQRLYRDIGGAASVQTLVFDSRRGADDPAVLRVVAAADAIFIAGGDQSRYIRFWKGTALNEALNAHVRAGRPIAGTSAGLAILGGYSYGAMDGGSITSATALRDPMGGEVTLDSDFLTMPYLSNVVTDTHFGKRDRLGRLIVFVARAAQQAGREDMVGIGVDEDTALCVEADGRGRVLSRNGGYAWLVMPRHTADRLRDGEPLEFHAIPVTGVGSGSLLHLDGFRVDDAAFQVTADIRDGGLELR, encoded by the coding sequence ATGCTCTGGCTGCTGCTCGGCCTGGCCCTGCCCAGCCACGCGCAGTCCGTCCTGGACACCGGCTACCGCTACTACGAGGTGGGTGATCTCGACGCCGCCCCGGCCCTCCGCACCGAACCGGCGATGATGTTGATGGGCGGGGGCGAGTGGGTTCCCGAGGCCTTCCAGTGGTGGCTGCAGCGCGCGGGGCACGGCCGCGTGGTGATCCTGCGCGCCTCCGGTGCCGACGAGCTGCAGCAGCGCCTGTACCGCGATATCGGCGGTGCCGCCTCGGTGCAGACCCTGGTCTTCGACAGCCGCCGGGGCGCCGACGACCCGGCCGTACTGCGGGTCGTGGCGGCCGCCGATGCGATCTTCATCGCCGGCGGCGACCAGTCCCGTTACATCCGCTTCTGGAAGGGCACCGCGCTCAACGAAGCGCTCAATGCGCACGTCCGTGCCGGCCGGCCGATCGCCGGCACCAGTGCCGGCCTGGCCATCCTGGGCGGCTACAGCTACGGCGCGATGGACGGCGGCAGCATCACCTCGGCCACTGCGCTGCGCGATCCGATGGGGGGCGAAGTCACCCTGGACAGCGACTTCCTGACCATGCCGTACCTGTCCAACGTGGTGACCGACACCCATTTCGGCAAGCGCGACCGCCTCGGCCGGTTGATCGTGTTCGTGGCCCGGGCGGCGCAGCAGGCCGGGCGCGAGGACATGGTGGGCATCGGCGTGGACGAGGACACCGCCCTGTGCGTGGAAGCCGATGGGCGCGGCCGCGTGCTCAGCAGGAACGGCGGCTACGCCTGGCTGGTGATGCCGCGGCACACCGCCGACCGCCTGCGCGATGGCGAGCCGCTGGAATTCCACGCCATCCCGGTCACGGGGGTGGGAAGCGGCAGCCTGCTGCACCTGGACGGGTTCCGCGTGGACGATGCGGCCTTCCAGGTCACTGCCGATATCCGCGACGGCGGTCTGGAGCTGCGGTAG
- the rplJ gene encoding 50S ribosomal protein L10 has protein sequence MALNLSQKQEVVAELAEVAAKAHSLIAAEYAGTTVSQMTAMRKQARETGVFLKVVKNTLAARAVEGTEYACAKDALVGPLLYAFSLEEPGAAGRLIKDFAKTNDKLQAKVVAIGGELFPAGHVDVLASLPTRDQALAMLARVLTEPVTMFARAIKAIGDKQGGGEEAAADAAEPAAETA, from the coding sequence ATGGCTCTCAATCTGTCCCAGAAGCAAGAAGTAGTCGCGGAGCTGGCAGAAGTCGCCGCCAAGGCTCACTCCTTGATCGCAGCCGAATACGCTGGCACCACGGTCTCCCAGATGACCGCGATGCGCAAGCAGGCACGCGAAACCGGCGTTTTCTTGAAAGTTGTCAAGAACACGCTGGCGGCACGTGCAGTGGAAGGTACCGAATACGCGTGCGCCAAAGACGCACTCGTCGGTCCGCTGCTGTACGCGTTCTCGCTCGAGGAGCCCGGCGCAGCCGGTCGCCTGATCAAGGATTTTGCCAAGACCAACGACAAGCTGCAGGCAAAGGTCGTGGCCATCGGCGGGGAACTGTTCCCGGCTGGCCATGTTGACGTGCTGGCCTCGCTGCCGACCCGTGATCAGGCCCTGGCCATGCTGGCCCGCGTCCTGACCGAGCCGGTCACGATGTTCGCCCGCGCCATCAAGGCCATCGGCGACAAGCAGGGTGGTGGCGAAGAAGCCGCTGCCGATGCTGCCGAACCGGCTGCCGAGACCGCCTGA
- the rplL gene encoding 50S ribosomal protein L7/L12 has product MSLTNEQIVDAIAEKSLMEVMELVKAIEEKFGVSAAAPVAAAAAAGPAAAVEEQTEFDVILKSAGEKKVEVIKAVRAITGLGLKEAKDLAEAGGMIKEGASKDDAAKFKKDLEAAGATVEVK; this is encoded by the coding sequence ATGTCCCTTACCAACGAACAGATCGTCGACGCAATCGCCGAGAAGTCCCTGATGGAAGTGATGGAGCTGGTCAAGGCCATCGAAGAGAAGTTCGGCGTCTCCGCCGCTGCTCCGGTCGCCGCGGCTGCCGCTGCTGGCCCGGCTGCTGCCGTGGAAGAGCAGACCGAATTCGACGTCATCCTGAAGTCGGCCGGCGAGAAGAAGGTCGAAGTGATTAAGGCTGTCCGCGCCATCACCGGCCTGGGCCTGAAGGAAGCCAAGGACCTGGCTGAAGCCGGCGGCATGATCAAGGAAGGCGCTTCGAAGGACGACGCTGCCAAGTTCAAGAAGGACCTGGAAGCTGCTGGCGCGACTGTCGAAGTCAAGTAA
- the secE gene encoding preprotein translocase subunit SecE — protein MNSKIEHSKDNASTGGDIVKYAAATLLVLAGLFAWYWFGTPEHASQSAWAGPLRGLAVVVGLVAGVGVFLMTGKGRDTREFLSESRFELRKVVWPTRQEAIRMTWVVIVVVIILSLLLGGFDFLIQKATQWFLGR, from the coding sequence ATGAACAGCAAGATCGAGCATTCCAAAGACAACGCCTCCACTGGAGGTGACATCGTCAAGTACGCCGCCGCAACCCTCCTGGTGCTGGCGGGTCTTTTTGCTTGGTACTGGTTCGGCACCCCTGAGCATGCGTCCCAGAGTGCATGGGCCGGTCCGCTTCGCGGTCTGGCCGTTGTCGTTGGCTTGGTGGCCGGCGTTGGCGTGTTCCTGATGACCGGCAAAGGTCGCGACACGCGTGAATTCCTTTCCGAATCGCGTTTCGAACTGCGCAAGGTAGTCTGGCCGACCCGCCAGGAAGCCATCCGCATGACCTGGGTGGTGATCGTTGTTGTGATCATCCTCAGCTTGCTGCTGGGCGGATTTGATTTCCTGATTCAGAAAGCGACCCAGTGGTTCCTGGGTCGATAA